Sequence from the Maribacter algicola genome:
TTGCCCTTACAGGAAAAGACCAAACCGGCCGCAACCAGTACGAATACATTTAAGATTAATTTTCTCATGTTCATGTTGTTTATAATTATAGGTTTACGTTTAAAATTTAAAATCCTATTTGAAACTGTATAGGTAAGGTGCCTTATGGGCTTTTCCTTGAAACAGTTTTTCATGCCTTACCAATAGTTCCAAGGAAAGCATTTTTCTTTGAAAGGTAGTACGACGTAATTTTTCTCCTAAAATAGCCTCGTATACCTGCTGCAGTTGTTTCATAGTAAACTTATGAGGCAAAAGATTCATCCCCACAATTTTTCTATCCAAATTGTTCCGGAGGACTATAAGTGCCTTTTCCACCATTTCCCGATGGTCCATAATTAAATCGGGTAATTCGTCAATGGAATACCAGTTGATACTATCTGAAAGTTCGTCAGGTTTTAAACTTACCTCTTCATAATTAATAAGAGCATAATATCCAATGGATATGAACCTTCCCAACATCCAACCATATTCCACCATATCAAGATTATTCTCGATAAGAATTCTTTCCATGATTTGTGGATTAGACCTTTCCAAACTTCCAAAGGTGCTGAACTGCTCCAGGTAAATATCCCTTAACCCTGTACGTTGGCTAACGCCAATCTTGACTGCATCGTCCAGACTTTCGTCCATTTTGACGAATCCTCCCGGAAGTGCAAAATATCCAGTATTATGGTACTCCAAAACCAATATCTTAAGCTGGCTACCATTAAACCCAAATATGACGGAATCATAGGATACATTCTGAATATAATCCCGATTTTCTTTTGAACTATTCAAATTCAGTACATTAAAAATCCTAAAGTATCAAATAACGAACAATACAAACAGAAAACAAAGCTTTATTGTAACAAAATGAGACAATAGTTGGTAATAATTACTTTTAGTAATTAAGTAGTTTCAACAAAGTAGCCTCTAATAATTATTTAATAGTGATCCACTTAGTTGCCATAACGAATTCAACCCAAGAAGCATATCCCGTGTAAATTTGATCTTGCATAACGCGAACCGTAAATTGCAGGACCAAGTTTTTTGGAACTCCAATTAATTTCAACTACTTTGAAAAATCATGTACCTTTTCTCTCCAAATAAAGCAATATGTCCAAAAATTTTGATTCGAATTATCCATCTGTAGCCGATTTAAGTAACAAGGCAAAGTCCAGGATTCCAAGGTTTGCTTTTGAATATATGGATGGAGGCTGTAACGAGGACGTAAGTTTGGCCAGAAATACTAGTTAAATCAGGGAAGTTCAGTTAGAACCCAGATA
This genomic interval carries:
- a CDS encoding NUDIX hydrolase, encoding MNSSKENRDYIQNVSYDSVIFGFNGSQLKILVLEYHNTGYFALPGGFVKMDESLDDAVKIGVSQRTGLRDIYLEQFSTFGSLERSNPQIMERILIENNLDMVEYGWMLGRFISIGYYALINYEEVSLKPDELSDSINWYSIDELPDLIMDHREMVEKALIVLRNNLDRKIVGMNLLPHKFTMKQLQQVYEAILGEKLRRTTFQRKMLSLELLVRHEKLFQGKAHKAPYLYSFK